In one Pangasianodon hypophthalmus isolate fPanHyp1 chromosome 22, fPanHyp1.pri, whole genome shotgun sequence genomic region, the following are encoded:
- the LOC113541068 gene encoding LIM domain-containing protein isoform X2, whose product MCILCTGVVVCVCVCVCVCVCEMGTNLRKTQSLRCVATEHALSWTEAGLKDRKKSVSELVAQYQNAVTGKATAADSVENKQKTLQFAAIPITEAETKLETLIQRSTKERPNAWADRSTNTHFTRSKSMEFLPPQRTISTSALRELFEPKVAMQPKSVHKPKNTDKPQSTPVMENAGINHKSTEDLLVFIEEHTINNHEKSVEPPKEKEENVTPKVVRAPLAERRKTTTGVYTERNIPQTDDKRKSIADFRDNSTLYGREKFPISVKAISALYLSKVAAADPTGNLLKPKQDCTSPTGPKVCKMADVAPKDFEQAPYSEDDSAQPDLTFPILQPDSRADSQSPIPTPPSKEVISTLYEQRQKCELRRLLKHTCPELKGLGNMMDEEFADILNSGIATDIAYQGEVQSRRWIFENGTVNTGESHKQTHLMEKSIQGEHTFEQLLNCFKEEGSIHGTKQPTSHPETDETPQKVGEAFTQEENFRVNVKAKRKMFEGQLIETSREDLDDVFPGRIVISEDEKGAVQKQKRDFETYQTGTTKRNSDLSIIDITDIDQDCGEVYLGISRAKEVFEKGFDNENSSPPNENISTEDETLKTNVKNRTNMFESTPLDRINWQNDAESDTMDENMNKSLISLHGFSVIHSHGALLEASEAGHVRKANYCFIQEKGPEIQHEEVVMGSMKSILLQLLARVNLNPVIVFLKEDDQGNVEIKNIDIPTHQLPFTVNQDKEYRTTNMVQVIEDLLGQETCLGKGVLIQEQATGSVETLVYVLFRHDSHDGTVMVRNYENMFEPREMNLLISRNCDVPPKMCSPPPFTQGDASISIRHDENRISNVKLFQNCIENGDLGYLKGLQKSPTDEDVSVKFRQEEQNVVIAPGNHKMIKAMFVTNPEHDGSSLQSEKHAQNELKNNMEMTANGGYSLSTDGEFEKCSVENVDEPGRMFSQDRKEMCSEKTDENIVTLPEVIDMVENEALSNLQAAIMSLQQATLEAKAIQQSVYEKQHDTCPTSSENQYLIGAMNEENKEFSQNFEAEQQQEGREQTLKGSVQAALDSLKKSSFNVTKGDFKAAMIYRNSGKTHAGQKADIIVPSEGIKACPPSRLPGQVTVETQHEGAETSPFQGQLTNKPSACSPLTNQTHEQASLQRSKKAPGLKPAIPPKPDHLKTTPSSTTMANKSATNAGHLNNTKAESNSAEQQSAELTNLKPTQDDFLKVPQNNGDTEIPCGLTVTDIQSSQDCITMSSPEGNAATEEKRDLMLEVSGGSSGFQASLQNFGIKTGQAMPPVKPKRIKMTTDRTVVNPALLGPNCKPSNGEHKEQPESNVTMREKKGRRESEAERRQRLSVHMDEIMKGNANAAMEIFDRLREQEELKTILYKVEEIEGEASQDDGDLRKIFESVPDWVVPQKHVNPKNGVMEKEVGKSETVCESEMLSSMQVAFGDLEKASAAIITLKEQTLSRLMEIEETIKKALYSVSTLKSDSDIVGLSGLFKESMMAGQYLPISGNIRKISIGSSKSPNPQSPNNVGVSQKSATEEPGMRKVENSKSELSPPETKPRAGSPSSPSFISIQSTARRNTETPASPKSQSSITALTCYNIPAEKEKRQVSTLEVQTGPKAETVIGTKTIREKYEETDCFGNKFYSSTTSTVMTTQPDNKACFRRQVTTNPTTTEVVAYPRINTPSIKGGQAPS is encoded by the exons ATGTGTATcctgtgtacaggtgtagtggtgtgtgtgtgtgtgtgtgtgtgtgtgtgtgtgtgtgagatggggaCTAACCTGCGGAAGACCCAGTCTCTGAGGTGTGTTGCCACTGAGCACGCTCTGTCCTGGACGGAGGCGGGACTAAAAGACAGGAAGAAGTCCGTCTCAGAGCTTGTGGCACA ATATCAGAATGCGGTTACTGGAAAAGCAACAGCAGCGGATTCAGTGGAAAACAAGCAAAAg ACCCTCCAGTTTGCTGCAATCCCCATAACAGAGGCTGAGACTAAACTGGAGACTCTGATCCAGAGAAGCACTAAAGAAAGACCAAATGCTTGGGCTGATCGTAGCACCAACACTCATTTCACACGCAGTAAGTCGATGGAGTTTCTTCCTCCCCAAAGAACCATAAGCACAAGCGCTCTCAGGGAACTCTTTGAGCCAAAGGTTGCCATGCAGCCCAAGAGTGTCCACAAACCAAAGAATACTGACAAGCCACAAAGCACCCCAGTCATGGAGAATGCTGGGATCAATCATAAAAGCACTGAGGATCTGCTGGTGTTTATAGAAGAACACACCATTAACAACCACGAGAAATCAGTTGAACCaccaaaagagaaagaggagaatgTGACCCCAAAG GTGGTGAGAGCTCCCTTGGCGGAAAGAAGAAAAACCACTACAGGAGTTTATACTGAAAGAAACATTCCTCAAACAG ACGATAAACGGAAATCAATTGCAGACTTCAGAGACAACTCCACTCTGTATGGACGGGAGAAGTTCCCTATTTCTGTCAAAGCCATCTCCGCACTATATCTGTCTAAAGTGGCAGCTGCAGACCCAACAGGGAACCTTTTAAAACCA aaacaagATTGTACTTCTCCAACCGGACCAAAAGTTTGCAAg ATGGCTGATGTGGCACCAAAAGACTTTGAGCAAGCCCCATACTCAGAAGATGATTCAGCACAGCCAGATCTAACCTTTCCCATCCTGCAACCCGATTCCAGGGCTGACAGCCAGTCACCCATTCCAACACCTCCTTCAAAAGAGGTTATCTCTACACTGTATGAACAACGACAGAAATGTGAGTTGAGGCGACTCCTGAAACACACCTGCCCTGAGCTGAAGGGCCTGGGAAACATGATGGACGAGGAGTTTGCTGACATATTAAACTCTGGCATTGCCACAGATATCGCATACCAGGGCGAGGTCCAGTCAAGACGTTGGATATTTGAGAATGGTACTGTCAACACCGGAGAGTCCCACAAGCAAACACATTTGATGGAGAAGAGCATTCAAGGAGAACACACATTTGAACAGCTCTTGAATTGCTTTAAGGAAGAAGGGTCCATACATGGCACCAAACAGCCAACCAGTCACCCAGAGACTGATGAGACCCCACAAAAAGTTGGTGAAGCATTTACCCAAGAGGAGAACTTCAGGGTGAATGTTAAGGCCAAACGGAAAATGTTCGAAGGTCAGTTAATTGAAACTTCAAGAGAGGACCTAGATGATGTCTTTCCAGGGAGGATTGTTATCTCAGAAGATGAAAAGGGAGCAGTACAAAAGCAAAAGAGAGACTTTGAAACTTACCAAACTGGCACCACCAAAAGAAACAGTGACCTTAGCATTATAGATATTACAGACATAGATCAAGATTGTGGTGAAGTGTATCTAGGTATATCTAGAGCCAAAGAGGTTTTTGAAAAGGGGTTTGACAATGAGAACAGCTCACCACCAAATGAGAACATAAGCACAGAGGATGAAACTCTAAAGACAAATGTAAAGAACAGAACCAATATGTTTGAATCAACACCTCTGGACAGAATCAATTGGCAAAATGATGCAGAATCAGATACCATGGATGAGAACATGAACAAATCCTTAATTTCTCTTCATGGCTTCAGTGTCATTCATTCTCATGGTGCCCTTCTTGAAGCCAGTGAGGCTGGGCATGTGAGAAAGGCAAACTATTGCTTTATCCAGGAAAAAGGTCCAGAAATTCAACATGAGGAAGTGGTTATGGGAAGTATGAAGAGTATTCTGCTTCAGCTTTTGGCAAGAGTAAATCTTAACCCAGTTATAGTCTTCTTAAAAGAGGATGATCAAGGAAATGTGGAAATCAAGAACATAGACATACCAACTCACCAACTACCATTCACAGTTAACCAAGACAAAGAATACAGAACCACAAACATGGTTCAGGTCATCGAAGACCTACTTGGTCAAGAAACATGTCTCGGAAAAGGAGTTTTAATACAAGAACAAGCAACGGGATCTGTGGAGACATTAGTTTATGTTCTTTTTAGACATGACAGCCATGATGGAACTGTGATGGTTCGAAATTATGAAAATATGTTTGAGCCAAGAGAAATGAATCTTCTGATAAGTCGAAACTGTGATGTTCCCCCCAAAATGTGCAGCCCACCACCCTTCACTCAGGGTGATGCCTCAATTTCAATCAGACATGATGAAAACAGGATAAGCAATGTGaaattgttccagaactgtattGAGAATGGAGATCTGGGTTACTTAAAAGGTCTGCAGAAAAGTCCAACAGATGAAGACGTAAGTGTCAAGTTTAGGCAAGAGGAGCAAAATGTCGTGATTGCACCAGGTAATCATAAGATGATCAAAGCAATGTTTGTTACAAATCCAGAGCATGATGGGTCATCTTTGCAGTCTGAGAAACATGcccaaaatgaattaaaaaacaatatggAAATGACGGCAAATGGAGGATATAGTCTATCAACTGATGGAGAGTTTGAAAAATGTAGCGTTGAAAATGTAGATGAACCTGGCAGAATGTTCAGTCAAGATAGAAAAGAGATGTGCAGtgaaaaaacagatgaaaatatTGTAACTCTGCCAGAGGTAATTGACATGGTGGAAAATGAAGCGTTGTCAAATCTTCAAGCAGCTATCATGAGTCTCCAACAGGCCACATTGGAGGCAAAAGCTATTCAACAAAGTGTTTATGAGAAACAACACGATACCTGTCCAACATCATCAGAAAACCAATACCTCATAGGAGCCATGAATGAAGAGAACAAAGAGTTCTCACAGAATTTTGAAGCTGAACAGCAACAAGAAGGAAGAGAACAGACCCTGAAAGGCAGTGTCCAAGCAGCTCTGGATTCTCTGAAAAAATCTAGCTTTAATGTCACCAAAGGGGATTTTAAAGCTGCAATGATTTACAGGAACTCAGGAAAAACTCATGCTGGGCAAAAAGCTGATATAATTGTCCCCTCAGAAGGGATCAAAGCATGCCCACCCTCCCGTCTGCCTGGACAGGTGACTGTCGAGACACAGCATGAGGGTGCTGAAACTAGCCCATTTCAAGGCCAGCTCACAAATAAACCGTCAGCATGCTCCCCACTGACAAACCAAACACACGAACAGGCTTCTCTTCAGAGAAGTAAAAAGGCTCCTGGACTTAAGCCTGCCATTCCCCCCAAACCAGATCATTTAAAGACAACCCCTAGCTCCACCACAATGGCCAATAAGTCTGCAACCAATGCAGGACATCTAAATAATACCAAAGCTGAATCAAACTCTGCAGAACAACAAAGTGCAGAACTCACAAATCTGAAACCAACACAAGATGACTTCTTGAAAGTGCCACAGAATAATGGAGATACTGAAATACCTTGTGGTTTGACAGTCACCGATATCCAGTCGAGCCAGGATTGTATAACCATGAGCAGTCCTGAGGGAAATGCAGCCACAGAGGAGAAGAGGGACCTGATGCTTGAAGTAAGTGGGGGCAGTTCAGGGTTTCAGGCTTCCCTGCAGAACTTTGGGATAAAAACAGGCCAAGCAATGCCACCTGTGAAGCCCAAAAGAATCAAAATGACCACAGATAGGACTGTTGTAAATCCTGCTCTTTTGGGACCTAACTGCAAACCAAGCAATGGTGAACATAAGGAACAACCAGAGAGCAATGTGACAATGAGGGAAAAGAAAGGTAGAAGAGAGAGTGAAGCAGAACGAAGACAGAGGCTATCAGTGCACATGGATGAAATCATGAAGGGAAATGCAAATGCAGCCATGGAAATCTTCGACAGGCTGAGAGAGCAAGAAGAGCTGAAAACTATCCTCTATAAAGTTGAGGAAATTGAAGGAGAGGCCAGTCAGGATGATGGTGACCTCAGAAAGATTTTTGAAAGTGTACCAGATTGGGTTGTGCCACAAAAGCATGTAAATCCCAAAAATGGGGTGATGGAAAAGGAAGTAGGGAAATCTGAAACAGTCTGTGAATCTGAAATGTTATCCTCCATGCAGGTAGCATTTGGAGACCTTGAAAAAGCAAGTGCTGCAATAATTACTTTAAAAGAACAAACATTGTCAAGACTCATGGAAATAGAGGAAACCATTAAGAAAGCGCTTTACTCCGTCTCTACGCTGAAATCTGACTCAGACATTGTAGGGCTGTCTGGTCTCTTCAAGGAGTCCATGATGGCTGGGCAATATTTGCCCATTTCAGGTAACATACGTAAAATTAGCATTGGGTCAAGCAAATCTCCAAATCCTCAGAGTCCGAATAATGTAGGAGTCTCTCAGAAGAGTGCTACAGAAGAACCAGGAATGCGGAAAGTAGAGAACTCGAAGTCAGAGCTCAGTCCTCCAGAAACTAAGCCAAGAGCAGGATCTCCTTCCTCACCTTCTTTTATTTCTATCCAATCCACTGCCAGAAGGAATACAGAAACACCAGCATCTCCAAAATCTCAATCCTCTATAACAGCTCTGACTTGCTACAACATTCCTGCTGAAAAGGAAAAACGACAGGTCAGTACACTGGAAGTGCAAACAGGCCCCAAGGCTGAGACGGTCATTGGCACCAAGACCATCAGAGAAAAGTATGAAGAAACAGACTGTTTTGGCAACAAGTTCTACTCTTCCACAACCTCTACTGTCATGACTACTCAGCCTGATAACAAAGCATGCTTCAGGAGACAGGTTACAACCAATCCAACCACCACTGAAGTTGTTGCATATCCAAGAATCAACACTCCCTCTATtaaagggggccaagcaccttCATGA
- the LOC113541068 gene encoding LIM domain-containing protein isoform X1, translating into MCILCTGVVVCVCVCVCVCVCEMGTNLRKTQSLRCVATEHALSWTEAGLKDRKKSVSELVAQYQNAVTGKATAADSVENKQKQTLQFAAIPITEAETKLETLIQRSTKERPNAWADRSTNTHFTRSKSMEFLPPQRTISTSALRELFEPKVAMQPKSVHKPKNTDKPQSTPVMENAGINHKSTEDLLVFIEEHTINNHEKSVEPPKEKEENVTPKVVRAPLAERRKTTTGVYTERNIPQTDDKRKSIADFRDNSTLYGREKFPISVKAISALYLSKVAAADPTGNLLKPKQDCTSPTGPKVCKMADVAPKDFEQAPYSEDDSAQPDLTFPILQPDSRADSQSPIPTPPSKEVISTLYEQRQKCELRRLLKHTCPELKGLGNMMDEEFADILNSGIATDIAYQGEVQSRRWIFENGTVNTGESHKQTHLMEKSIQGEHTFEQLLNCFKEEGSIHGTKQPTSHPETDETPQKVGEAFTQEENFRVNVKAKRKMFEGQLIETSREDLDDVFPGRIVISEDEKGAVQKQKRDFETYQTGTTKRNSDLSIIDITDIDQDCGEVYLGISRAKEVFEKGFDNENSSPPNENISTEDETLKTNVKNRTNMFESTPLDRINWQNDAESDTMDENMNKSLISLHGFSVIHSHGALLEASEAGHVRKANYCFIQEKGPEIQHEEVVMGSMKSILLQLLARVNLNPVIVFLKEDDQGNVEIKNIDIPTHQLPFTVNQDKEYRTTNMVQVIEDLLGQETCLGKGVLIQEQATGSVETLVYVLFRHDSHDGTVMVRNYENMFEPREMNLLISRNCDVPPKMCSPPPFTQGDASISIRHDENRISNVKLFQNCIENGDLGYLKGLQKSPTDEDVSVKFRQEEQNVVIAPGNHKMIKAMFVTNPEHDGSSLQSEKHAQNELKNNMEMTANGGYSLSTDGEFEKCSVENVDEPGRMFSQDRKEMCSEKTDENIVTLPEVIDMVENEALSNLQAAIMSLQQATLEAKAIQQSVYEKQHDTCPTSSENQYLIGAMNEENKEFSQNFEAEQQQEGREQTLKGSVQAALDSLKKSSFNVTKGDFKAAMIYRNSGKTHAGQKADIIVPSEGIKACPPSRLPGQVTVETQHEGAETSPFQGQLTNKPSACSPLTNQTHEQASLQRSKKAPGLKPAIPPKPDHLKTTPSSTTMANKSATNAGHLNNTKAESNSAEQQSAELTNLKPTQDDFLKVPQNNGDTEIPCGLTVTDIQSSQDCITMSSPEGNAATEEKRDLMLEVSGGSSGFQASLQNFGIKTGQAMPPVKPKRIKMTTDRTVVNPALLGPNCKPSNGEHKEQPESNVTMREKKGRRESEAERRQRLSVHMDEIMKGNANAAMEIFDRLREQEELKTILYKVEEIEGEASQDDGDLRKIFESVPDWVVPQKHVNPKNGVMEKEVGKSETVCESEMLSSMQVAFGDLEKASAAIITLKEQTLSRLMEIEETIKKALYSVSTLKSDSDIVGLSGLFKESMMAGQYLPISGNIRKISIGSSKSPNPQSPNNVGVSQKSATEEPGMRKVENSKSELSPPETKPRAGSPSSPSFISIQSTARRNTETPASPKSQSSITALTCYNIPAEKEKRQVSTLEVQTGPKAETVIGTKTIREKYEETDCFGNKFYSSTTSTVMTTQPDNKACFRRQVTTNPTTTEVVAYPRINTPSIKGGQAPS; encoded by the exons ATGTGTATcctgtgtacaggtgtagtggtgtgtgtgtgtgtgtgtgtgtgtgtgtgtgtgtgtgagatggggaCTAACCTGCGGAAGACCCAGTCTCTGAGGTGTGTTGCCACTGAGCACGCTCTGTCCTGGACGGAGGCGGGACTAAAAGACAGGAAGAAGTCCGTCTCAGAGCTTGTGGCACA ATATCAGAATGCGGTTACTGGAAAAGCAACAGCAGCGGATTCAGTGGAAAACAAGCAAAAg CAGACCCTCCAGTTTGCTGCAATCCCCATAACAGAGGCTGAGACTAAACTGGAGACTCTGATCCAGAGAAGCACTAAAGAAAGACCAAATGCTTGGGCTGATCGTAGCACCAACACTCATTTCACACGCAGTAAGTCGATGGAGTTTCTTCCTCCCCAAAGAACCATAAGCACAAGCGCTCTCAGGGAACTCTTTGAGCCAAAGGTTGCCATGCAGCCCAAGAGTGTCCACAAACCAAAGAATACTGACAAGCCACAAAGCACCCCAGTCATGGAGAATGCTGGGATCAATCATAAAAGCACTGAGGATCTGCTGGTGTTTATAGAAGAACACACCATTAACAACCACGAGAAATCAGTTGAACCaccaaaagagaaagaggagaatgTGACCCCAAAG GTGGTGAGAGCTCCCTTGGCGGAAAGAAGAAAAACCACTACAGGAGTTTATACTGAAAGAAACATTCCTCAAACAG ACGATAAACGGAAATCAATTGCAGACTTCAGAGACAACTCCACTCTGTATGGACGGGAGAAGTTCCCTATTTCTGTCAAAGCCATCTCCGCACTATATCTGTCTAAAGTGGCAGCTGCAGACCCAACAGGGAACCTTTTAAAACCA aaacaagATTGTACTTCTCCAACCGGACCAAAAGTTTGCAAg ATGGCTGATGTGGCACCAAAAGACTTTGAGCAAGCCCCATACTCAGAAGATGATTCAGCACAGCCAGATCTAACCTTTCCCATCCTGCAACCCGATTCCAGGGCTGACAGCCAGTCACCCATTCCAACACCTCCTTCAAAAGAGGTTATCTCTACACTGTATGAACAACGACAGAAATGTGAGTTGAGGCGACTCCTGAAACACACCTGCCCTGAGCTGAAGGGCCTGGGAAACATGATGGACGAGGAGTTTGCTGACATATTAAACTCTGGCATTGCCACAGATATCGCATACCAGGGCGAGGTCCAGTCAAGACGTTGGATATTTGAGAATGGTACTGTCAACACCGGAGAGTCCCACAAGCAAACACATTTGATGGAGAAGAGCATTCAAGGAGAACACACATTTGAACAGCTCTTGAATTGCTTTAAGGAAGAAGGGTCCATACATGGCACCAAACAGCCAACCAGTCACCCAGAGACTGATGAGACCCCACAAAAAGTTGGTGAAGCATTTACCCAAGAGGAGAACTTCAGGGTGAATGTTAAGGCCAAACGGAAAATGTTCGAAGGTCAGTTAATTGAAACTTCAAGAGAGGACCTAGATGATGTCTTTCCAGGGAGGATTGTTATCTCAGAAGATGAAAAGGGAGCAGTACAAAAGCAAAAGAGAGACTTTGAAACTTACCAAACTGGCACCACCAAAAGAAACAGTGACCTTAGCATTATAGATATTACAGACATAGATCAAGATTGTGGTGAAGTGTATCTAGGTATATCTAGAGCCAAAGAGGTTTTTGAAAAGGGGTTTGACAATGAGAACAGCTCACCACCAAATGAGAACATAAGCACAGAGGATGAAACTCTAAAGACAAATGTAAAGAACAGAACCAATATGTTTGAATCAACACCTCTGGACAGAATCAATTGGCAAAATGATGCAGAATCAGATACCATGGATGAGAACATGAACAAATCCTTAATTTCTCTTCATGGCTTCAGTGTCATTCATTCTCATGGTGCCCTTCTTGAAGCCAGTGAGGCTGGGCATGTGAGAAAGGCAAACTATTGCTTTATCCAGGAAAAAGGTCCAGAAATTCAACATGAGGAAGTGGTTATGGGAAGTATGAAGAGTATTCTGCTTCAGCTTTTGGCAAGAGTAAATCTTAACCCAGTTATAGTCTTCTTAAAAGAGGATGATCAAGGAAATGTGGAAATCAAGAACATAGACATACCAACTCACCAACTACCATTCACAGTTAACCAAGACAAAGAATACAGAACCACAAACATGGTTCAGGTCATCGAAGACCTACTTGGTCAAGAAACATGTCTCGGAAAAGGAGTTTTAATACAAGAACAAGCAACGGGATCTGTGGAGACATTAGTTTATGTTCTTTTTAGACATGACAGCCATGATGGAACTGTGATGGTTCGAAATTATGAAAATATGTTTGAGCCAAGAGAAATGAATCTTCTGATAAGTCGAAACTGTGATGTTCCCCCCAAAATGTGCAGCCCACCACCCTTCACTCAGGGTGATGCCTCAATTTCAATCAGACATGATGAAAACAGGATAAGCAATGTGaaattgttccagaactgtattGAGAATGGAGATCTGGGTTACTTAAAAGGTCTGCAGAAAAGTCCAACAGATGAAGACGTAAGTGTCAAGTTTAGGCAAGAGGAGCAAAATGTCGTGATTGCACCAGGTAATCATAAGATGATCAAAGCAATGTTTGTTACAAATCCAGAGCATGATGGGTCATCTTTGCAGTCTGAGAAACATGcccaaaatgaattaaaaaacaatatggAAATGACGGCAAATGGAGGATATAGTCTATCAACTGATGGAGAGTTTGAAAAATGTAGCGTTGAAAATGTAGATGAACCTGGCAGAATGTTCAGTCAAGATAGAAAAGAGATGTGCAGtgaaaaaacagatgaaaatatTGTAACTCTGCCAGAGGTAATTGACATGGTGGAAAATGAAGCGTTGTCAAATCTTCAAGCAGCTATCATGAGTCTCCAACAGGCCACATTGGAGGCAAAAGCTATTCAACAAAGTGTTTATGAGAAACAACACGATACCTGTCCAACATCATCAGAAAACCAATACCTCATAGGAGCCATGAATGAAGAGAACAAAGAGTTCTCACAGAATTTTGAAGCTGAACAGCAACAAGAAGGAAGAGAACAGACCCTGAAAGGCAGTGTCCAAGCAGCTCTGGATTCTCTGAAAAAATCTAGCTTTAATGTCACCAAAGGGGATTTTAAAGCTGCAATGATTTACAGGAACTCAGGAAAAACTCATGCTGGGCAAAAAGCTGATATAATTGTCCCCTCAGAAGGGATCAAAGCATGCCCACCCTCCCGTCTGCCTGGACAGGTGACTGTCGAGACACAGCATGAGGGTGCTGAAACTAGCCCATTTCAAGGCCAGCTCACAAATAAACCGTCAGCATGCTCCCCACTGACAAACCAAACACACGAACAGGCTTCTCTTCAGAGAAGTAAAAAGGCTCCTGGACTTAAGCCTGCCATTCCCCCCAAACCAGATCATTTAAAGACAACCCCTAGCTCCACCACAATGGCCAATAAGTCTGCAACCAATGCAGGACATCTAAATAATACCAAAGCTGAATCAAACTCTGCAGAACAACAAAGTGCAGAACTCACAAATCTGAAACCAACACAAGATGACTTCTTGAAAGTGCCACAGAATAATGGAGATACTGAAATACCTTGTGGTTTGACAGTCACCGATATCCAGTCGAGCCAGGATTGTATAACCATGAGCAGTCCTGAGGGAAATGCAGCCACAGAGGAGAAGAGGGACCTGATGCTTGAAGTAAGTGGGGGCAGTTCAGGGTTTCAGGCTTCCCTGCAGAACTTTGGGATAAAAACAGGCCAAGCAATGCCACCTGTGAAGCCCAAAAGAATCAAAATGACCACAGATAGGACTGTTGTAAATCCTGCTCTTTTGGGACCTAACTGCAAACCAAGCAATGGTGAACATAAGGAACAACCAGAGAGCAATGTGACAATGAGGGAAAAGAAAGGTAGAAGAGAGAGTGAAGCAGAACGAAGACAGAGGCTATCAGTGCACATGGATGAAATCATGAAGGGAAATGCAAATGCAGCCATGGAAATCTTCGACAGGCTGAGAGAGCAAGAAGAGCTGAAAACTATCCTCTATAAAGTTGAGGAAATTGAAGGAGAGGCCAGTCAGGATGATGGTGACCTCAGAAAGATTTTTGAAAGTGTACCAGATTGGGTTGTGCCACAAAAGCATGTAAATCCCAAAAATGGGGTGATGGAAAAGGAAGTAGGGAAATCTGAAACAGTCTGTGAATCTGAAATGTTATCCTCCATGCAGGTAGCATTTGGAGACCTTGAAAAAGCAAGTGCTGCAATAATTACTTTAAAAGAACAAACATTGTCAAGACTCATGGAAATAGAGGAAACCATTAAGAAAGCGCTTTACTCCGTCTCTACGCTGAAATCTGACTCAGACATTGTAGGGCTGTCTGGTCTCTTCAAGGAGTCCATGATGGCTGGGCAATATTTGCCCATTTCAGGTAACATACGTAAAATTAGCATTGGGTCAAGCAAATCTCCAAATCCTCAGAGTCCGAATAATGTAGGAGTCTCTCAGAAGAGTGCTACAGAAGAACCAGGAATGCGGAAAGTAGAGAACTCGAAGTCAGAGCTCAGTCCTCCAGAAACTAAGCCAAGAGCAGGATCTCCTTCCTCACCTTCTTTTATTTCTATCCAATCCACTGCCAGAAGGAATACAGAAACACCAGCATCTCCAAAATCTCAATCCTCTATAACAGCTCTGACTTGCTACAACATTCCTGCTGAAAAGGAAAAACGACAGGTCAGTACACTGGAAGTGCAAACAGGCCCCAAGGCTGAGACGGTCATTGGCACCAAGACCATCAGAGAAAAGTATGAAGAAACAGACTGTTTTGGCAACAAGTTCTACTCTTCCACAACCTCTACTGTCATGACTACTCAGCCTGATAACAAAGCATGCTTCAGGAGACAGGTTACAACCAATCCAACCACCACTGAAGTTGTTGCATATCCAAGAATCAACACTCCCTCTATtaaagggggccaagcaccttCATGA